One window of the Endomicrobium proavitum genome contains the following:
- a CDS encoding sigma-70 family RNA polymerase sigma factor translates to MPSSNFDPLQLYFNAISAIKPLSKQEVAICWKKSKKDKKAFHKLVEQNYKLVIPIAKRFMKKGIDFMDLIEEGNMGLIKAVEKFDTSKNIAFSTYAVYWVEQYMRKAIENQTKTIRIPSHMWDALNLWMKTYSILKSKLNREPTVAEIAEKLKLNKKQISGILKASAVFNGTTSIETPIGDDEEVFVKDTLADDKIKSPESVTEIIRTRDDITTALNYLPVREREIVRMRFGLGGIKPMSLEDIGKLLKISRERVRQLEIRSFKKLKGIFIRFGLIDKFDAGNILLDNRRSRKDRRDSGKKYPKNIDRRKNKDRRA, encoded by the coding sequence ATGCCTTCTTCAAACTTTGACCCGCTTCAACTATACTTCAACGCTATAAGCGCAATTAAACCTCTCTCAAAACAAGAAGTTGCAATTTGCTGGAAAAAATCAAAGAAAGATAAAAAAGCGTTTCACAAGCTTGTAGAGCAAAATTATAAGCTTGTTATTCCCATTGCTAAAAGGTTTATGAAAAAAGGCATTGATTTCATGGATTTGATAGAAGAGGGAAATATGGGTTTGATAAAAGCCGTGGAAAAATTTGATACGTCTAAAAATATCGCATTTTCAACATATGCCGTTTACTGGGTAGAACAATACATGCGCAAAGCCATTGAAAACCAGACAAAAACAATAAGAATTCCGTCGCACATGTGGGACGCGTTAAATTTATGGATGAAAACATACAGCATTTTAAAAAGCAAACTCAACAGAGAACCTACCGTTGCGGAAATTGCCGAAAAACTAAAATTAAATAAAAAACAAATATCAGGCATTTTAAAAGCTTCGGCTGTCTTTAACGGCACTACTTCCATTGAAACGCCAATCGGCGACGATGAAGAAGTGTTTGTTAAAGACACTCTTGCCGACGATAAAATTAAATCTCCGGAATCCGTAACGGAAATTATAAGAACGCGCGACGATATTACTACGGCGCTAAACTATCTTCCCGTTAGGGAAAGGGAAATAGTCAGAATGCGTTTCGGGCTTGGCGGAATAAAGCCTATGTCTCTTGAAGATATAGGAAAACTTTTAAAAATTTCAAGAGAGCGCGTGCGCCAGCTTGAAATAAGATCTTTCAAAAAATTGAAAGGAATTTTTATACGTTTCGGACTTATAGACAAATTTGACGCTGGAAATATTTTACTTGATAACAGAAGAAGCAGAAAAGATAGAAGAGATTCAGGAAAGAAATATCCGAAAAATATTGACAGACGTAAAAATAAAGACAGAAGGGCTTAA